The following coding sequences are from one Delphinus delphis chromosome 19, mDelDel1.2, whole genome shotgun sequence window:
- the P2RX1 gene encoding P2X purinoceptor 1 isoform X2, with amino-acid sequence MARRLQDELAAFFFEYDTPRMVLVRNKKVGVIFRLIQLVVLVYVIGWVFVYEKGYQTSSGLISSVSVKLKGLAVTKLPSLGPQVWDVADYVFPAQGDNSFVVMTNFIATPRQAQGHCAENPEGGTCTDNSGCTPGKAERKAQGIRTGKCVAFNDIVHTCEIFGWCPVEVDDNIPCPALLREAENFTLFIKNSISFPRFKVTRRNLVEEVDAAYMKTCLYHKTLHPLCPVFKLGYMVQESGQNFSTLAEKGGVVGITIDWHCDLDWHVRHCKPVYEFHGLYEEKKLSQGFNFRFARHFVENGTNYRHLFKVFGIRFDILVDGKAGKFDIIPTMTTIGSGIGIFGVATVLCDLLLLHILPRRHYYKQKKFKYAEDMGPGPGAHDPAATSSTLVLQDNVKTS; translated from the exons ATGGCGCGGCGGCTCCAGGACGAGCTGGCCGCCTTCTTCTTTGAGTATGACACTCCCCGCATGGTGCTTGTGCGCAACAAGAAGGTGGGCGTCATCTTCCGCCTGATCCAGCTCGTGGTTCTGGTCTACGTCATTGG GTGGGTGTTTGTCTATGAGAAGGGCTACCAGACCTCGAGTGGCCTCATCAGCAGCGTGTCTGTGAAACTCAAGGGTCTGGCTGTGACGAAGCTCCCAAGCCTGGGCCCCCAGGTCTGGGATGTGGCTGACTACGTCTTCCCAGCCCAG GGGGACAACTCCTTTGTGGTCATGACCAATTTTATCGCCACCCCCCGGCAGGCCCAAGGCCACTGTGCAGAG aaCCCGGAAGGGGGCACGTGCACGGATAATAGTGGCTGCACCCCAggaaaggcagaaaggaaggcCCAAG GCATCCGCACAGGCAAGTGTGTGGCCTTCAACGACATCGTGCATACGTGTGAGATCTTTGGCTGGTGCCCCGTGGAGGTGGATGACAACATCCCATG ccctgcccttctCCGAGAGGCCGAGAACTTCACTCTCTTCATCAAGAACAGCATCAGCTTTCCACGCTTCAAGGTCACCAG GCGCAACCTGGTGGAGGAGGTGGATGCCGCCTACATGAAGACCTGCCTCTATCACAAGACCTTGCACCCACTGTGCCCAGTTTTCAAGCTCGGCTATATGGTACAAGAGTCAGGCCAGAATTTTAGCACCTTGGCCGAGAAG GGCGGGGTGGTAGGCATCACCATCGACTGGCACTGTGACCTGGACTGGCATGTGCGACACTGCAAACCCGTCTATGAGTTCCACGGGCTGTATGAAGAGAAAAAACTGTCTCAAGGCTTCAACTTCAG gTTTGCCAGGCACTTCGTGGAGAATGGGACCAACTACCGGCACCTGTTCAAGGTGTTTGGGATTCGCTTTGACATCCTCGTGGACGGCAAG GCTGGCAAGTTTGACATCATCCCCACCATGACCACCATTGGCTCTGGGATTGGCATCTTTGGGGTG GCCACGGTTCTCTGCGATCTGCTGCTGCTCCACATCCTGCCCAGGAGGCACTACTACAAGCAGAAGAAGTTCAAGTACGCGGAGGACATGGGGCCAGGGCCG GGGGCGCACGACCCTGCGGCCACCAGCTCCACCCTGGTTCTGCAGGACAACGTGAAGACATCCTGA
- the P2RX1 gene encoding P2X purinoceptor 1 isoform X1 — MARRLQDELAAFFFEYDTPRMVLVRNKKVGVIFRLIQLVVLVYVIGWVFVYEKGYQTSSGLISSVSVKLKGLAVTKLPSLGPQVWDVADYVFPAQGDNSFVVMTNFIATPRQAQGHCAENPEGGTCTDNSGCTPGKAERKAQGIRTGKCVAFNDIVHTCEIFGWCPVEVDDNIPCPALLREAENFTLFIKNSISFPRFKVTRRNLVEEVDAAYMKTCLYHKTLHPLCPVFKLGYMVQESGQNFSTLAEKGGVVGITIDWHCDLDWHVRHCKPVYEFHGLYEEKKLSQGFNFRFARHFVENGTNYRHLFKVFGIRFDILVDGKAGKFDIIPTMTTIGSGIGIFGVEALLQAEEVQVRGGHGARAGGARPCGHQLHPGSAGQREDILTSVPPLLLDTAGREPGGVSARVEGSPQERSHPLGQADTRLPEAQGGLWERPAQFWALAPTLQPPREPHTSLSHSWPQVLCLSLWALVHPSYSLMSPDLCCPI, encoded by the exons ATGGCGCGGCGGCTCCAGGACGAGCTGGCCGCCTTCTTCTTTGAGTATGACACTCCCCGCATGGTGCTTGTGCGCAACAAGAAGGTGGGCGTCATCTTCCGCCTGATCCAGCTCGTGGTTCTGGTCTACGTCATTGG GTGGGTGTTTGTCTATGAGAAGGGCTACCAGACCTCGAGTGGCCTCATCAGCAGCGTGTCTGTGAAACTCAAGGGTCTGGCTGTGACGAAGCTCCCAAGCCTGGGCCCCCAGGTCTGGGATGTGGCTGACTACGTCTTCCCAGCCCAG GGGGACAACTCCTTTGTGGTCATGACCAATTTTATCGCCACCCCCCGGCAGGCCCAAGGCCACTGTGCAGAG aaCCCGGAAGGGGGCACGTGCACGGATAATAGTGGCTGCACCCCAggaaaggcagaaaggaaggcCCAAG GCATCCGCACAGGCAAGTGTGTGGCCTTCAACGACATCGTGCATACGTGTGAGATCTTTGGCTGGTGCCCCGTGGAGGTGGATGACAACATCCCATG ccctgcccttctCCGAGAGGCCGAGAACTTCACTCTCTTCATCAAGAACAGCATCAGCTTTCCACGCTTCAAGGTCACCAG GCGCAACCTGGTGGAGGAGGTGGATGCCGCCTACATGAAGACCTGCCTCTATCACAAGACCTTGCACCCACTGTGCCCAGTTTTCAAGCTCGGCTATATGGTACAAGAGTCAGGCCAGAATTTTAGCACCTTGGCCGAGAAG GGCGGGGTGGTAGGCATCACCATCGACTGGCACTGTGACCTGGACTGGCATGTGCGACACTGCAAACCCGTCTATGAGTTCCACGGGCTGTATGAAGAGAAAAAACTGTCTCAAGGCTTCAACTTCAG gTTTGCCAGGCACTTCGTGGAGAATGGGACCAACTACCGGCACCTGTTCAAGGTGTTTGGGATTCGCTTTGACATCCTCGTGGACGGCAAG GCTGGCAAGTTTGACATCATCCCCACCATGACCACCATTGGCTCTGGGATTGGCATCTTTGGGGTG GAGGCACTACTACAAGCAGAAGAAGTTCAAGTACGCGGAGGACATGGGGCCAGGGCCG GGGGCGCACGACCCTGCGGCCACCAGCTCCACCCTGGTTCTGCAGGACAACGTGAAGACATCCTGACCTCTGTCCCCCCCCTCCTACTGGACACAGCAGGCAGGGAGCCTGGTGGGGTCTCAGCCAGGGTGGAGGGGTCTCCCCAGGAGCGCTCCCACCCTCTCGGCCAGGCAGACACCAGGTTGCCGGAAGCTCagggtggactctgggagagacCTGCACAATTCTGGGCTCTGGCTCCAACTCTGCAGCCCCCAAGGGAGCCTCACACCAGCCTCAGCCACTCCTGGCCCCAGGTTTTATGCCTCTCCCTCTGGGCCCTTGTCCATCCATCCTACTCCCTCATGTCTCCAGACCTCTGCTGTCCCATATGA